Within Quercus lobata isolate SW786 chromosome 5, ValleyOak3.0 Primary Assembly, whole genome shotgun sequence, the genomic segment ATTCATTAGCTAGATATGCTAGGTCTATTGATGAGGATATTTTTTGGATGGAGAAGACTCCACCTCCTGCCCTTGAGGCTTTGTATTTGGACTCCATTTCTCTTAATGAATGAAATTTGTACGGTctggtttccaaaaaaaaaactataactaTGTCAATAATTATTAGCATAGATTTTTAAAGGGCTAAAAATATTTGGTTGTTGTGTTTACTATATATGAAAAGTATATGTTAATCAAACAACTTGTAAATAAACTCAACCTtatttgaaaaaagaattttttatttttattttttgggatgaaTGGGCAATTCATTTCAATAGAAACAGATGTACAATTAGTCCAAAGCACTACCAAAGAATACAACACCAATATAGAAACAGCCTACACCATAAACATTCATTACAAAGTGAAAACTCCAACACTGTTAGTTAATGGAGACAAGGACCATTTACAGCAACTATTATGAAGTATCAATACCCCTGTTTTGAATAGAATTGATGTAACGCCCCATAATCATAAATAATAGAAGTCTATTCAATCtaaataatctaaaaaaatattaaataaatgcaaCTAGTAACCTAAAATATCCTCACAATTGTCAGAGCTCTAATCCCGAAGAATCTAGccttttaccctttttttaaatttttttttagcaatatgcccctgtttccaAACTATATAGGGGCATGCCCTTGTTTCaatactcgattaccttaaaatcaagtttcaattaaatactcgatttgtataaaattgagttatgccagatgaaacttaaaaaaaaaaaaaatgcatggaactcgagttccatgcaaaatttttttagtgtAATCGCCCCTTACAAgattcagggagccctatagtggtgtttttaagccctatagcggcgtttttctgtaaactttttttaataagtatgaTTTCCCCATACCAGGTTTAAGGAGCCCTATAGTAgtgtttttaagccctatagtgacgttctAAAGCCTTATAGcggtgttttctttttttttttttttttttttttttttaagtgtgatTGTCCCATTGTAGGTtgagggagccctatagtgacattttaaagccctatagcagcgttttcctgcaaatctTTTTCTAAGTATGATTGTCCCATGGCAGGTtgagggagccctatagtggcgttttttagccctataatggcgttttaaagccctatagtggcattctGGAACTCGATCtccataaaatcgagttctatgcaattttttttttatttttttatttttttaagtttgatcagGCATAACacaattttaaggtaatcgagttTCGAAACAGGGACACGcacctatatagtttgcaaacaggggcatattgccaatttttATGCTAAATAGGGGCAAAAGGCTAGATTCTCCCTCAAATCCCACCAAAGATAAAAtatcctcaaaataattctccagtataatatttaatatcataaaaataatcaaaaaattctcagtttcacaaaataattttgcaattGTTGTCTTCCAAGAATTTCTACTCCATTGATCCTTCTAATGTATCTATAAGGGGGAATAAAAgggggtgagataactcaataagtggaattcactaaTATTGGGTTGTGGGAACAAACCTTTTAAATGAATATTCCATACAACATTATAACTTGCAAAACTATCTGTATTTTAacatcaaatatttcatataaaaatatcattatattgtgagccatcaCAATATACCGACACCATCATATAAACAATTTCCTAAACTTTTCTTATGGTCAAAGTTTACGCTTCATTGATAGGGTCGTGCTGTCCTCTTTTAGGACTAGAATCCCCTTTTCATCCTTTTTCCTAAGGGTGGTTCCTTTGGAACCTAAAGGtgcactcccttgctaaggagctccCTTTTCGAATCCTTAATGGTATACTCCCTTGCTAAGAAGTTACCAAATGTGCACTATGCCCTTCTCTAGGACCGTCTCTTACTAAGGACTAGCTACAGTATGattgtcccttgctaaggactaatACAACACTAAGCTTTTAATCACGACTTGCCATAGGATTCAAAACAAATTCAAGATGCTCACAACAAATAATCCAGTcataatactaaaaaatacaaagatttCTCCACacatacaaatttaaataagtttaggttgtcccacaggtttttcatataacaaatagtCAACGTTTCCATAcaatgtgcacatcaaacatttataggatatcaatatatttatagaatatcaacatatttctttgatataaggatattttgataatcaaaactATTTGGGGAAAAccccccaaaattagtaaacactaCTTACATCTTTGGGTGTgtttgaataccgcttattttgctgaaaactgaaaatattgtatcaaaataatttttaaatgtgtgaatagtgctatGGGACCCATTTCTAATgaaatttttggtgaaaaagaggtttgtgggtcccgtgaacagtgtacGGGATCCACtggaaaagacaaaaacatgcttctccaaaaaaaaaaaaaaaaagccctaaGCATAGACGCTCTAGTTATCATCCGTATCCAAACGGATACTTAGTTGCAAAAATGAAACCAACCACCCTTGAGTCATAATAAATCAGTAGAATCAGaacctagcaacaccaaaaataggTCCATCAATACACGAATTTCccactaaaaatttgttttcacacTTAACAATATAATCTTGGACAACACtgatatttcaaaaaatttccattTATTCACTTAACTATCCATTTCACTTTCAGTTTTGATAAGATTTTTGGCTCTGCCTAATCAAATTCTTCCATTAATATAGTCATAGATATTCATGAAACTTCAATATGGCTGAATAATGGATATCAGATCAATCTAATAGTAGAAGCCATATGACATGTCTTAATTTATCAACTCAATGGCCCATAATTCCCTTGATGCcgcaaaaaataaagatatttcTGGACAAATTCAGAACAATGGCAGTGCGTGGATGACAAATTGGTTAACTTagataatatataatttcttattcCTACATTATAGGGGCTAAAAAGATATTCTAGGCTTGGAAAGCATTGCTGCCTACTACAATGAATTAGAGATGAATACACGTCACTAGAAGGATGATGAGGAAGATATATATCAACCATAAAGCAACCTTTTCCCATTCACATGGTGACAAACTTAAATTGATAAAGTCTAAGCCTATTACTCTGTCAGGTACAATTTTTTATCCAATCAATTTCAAAGCCTATGGAGGACCATACGGCTATATGCACAATGcctatattaatattataacaATCATAGGTCAGCTTTCCCAATTATATTCTACTAGGTACCAAAAAGAATAGATGAACAGATCCATGTCTTCCTATAAGCGTGGAAACAATTGCTAGCCATTGAATATTCCAACTTTCTAAATTTAGAGTAGGAGAAAACCATTACTAAAATTCTCACGCATAGCtgtagagaagaaaagaaaagctcaaTTGTGTGTTGCGGCTGAAACAAAAGGAaacctcatatatatatatatatatacatgtgtaGCTTAAGAGGTAAAAGGttaggtttattttattttattttattttatttttaaagcttATCAAGGCCCATATATATACTTTTGCCATCTCACTTGGACCTCTTATACCATAATAATTATCTGATTTAAATAACTTAGGCCCAAATCAATTAAATCCATTTAATTGTGGGCctcctttttaatttatatataaaaatgaaataagtaataaaattatggggtgttacaaTTGCAATAATTGCTACATTCAACTTTGTTCTTCACTTACCGCCCAATCATTTTGTCCATAGCCTCTTTAGAAGGGAGTCTTCCTTGATGAATACTTGCATTCCTCTTATGCCAAATATGATACGTAGTAGACCACAATGCCAGTATAGACACAATGGATTTTTCATACTAGAGCATAATCTCAAGCCAATAGaactttggtttttttattaggCGCCAACTCATTATGGTTCACCATATCTTCATCAAGAAagaacaatcacaaaaataagtGGTCCCCACTTTCAATTCTCTTTTTACAAAGAACACACTGAGTATCAAGATTAGCACATCACTACACATTCAATCTTTTGTGGACATTCTGTTCTGAGCCATTAGCCTTAGCCAGCCTATAAACACATACTTTGTTCGTGTGGGTGTGTTTCaaacacttttattattatttattttctagccGTTGAGAATTTGAGTAAAATAACTGTTGggcaattatgagaaaaatagcAATTGGGcaataatgagaaaaatagcTGGTTGGGCAATAATGAATAATATAGCCGTTGGGTTTTTATGGGTTATTAGTAACCAATATCTATAGACCAGTATTGTCATGAATAGCCTATATAATACCCATCATCACACACTTTCCTATAAGTCATATTTTACTACTCTATTTTTAGATATACAcaattctaatatatttttctcccacatatttttgacaattatatttttgtttaaagaaaaGGCAATAGAGGGTTGTTCTTAAACCTCCTTGAGTGGAAGTGTGTCTATCACGAAGGTTGATGCTATAGTCTAATCCTGGGGGGTTGTTTGGCcaacaaaaccaatcacaccaAGTTATACTCCAGGTGGCACGAATCAACCTTTTAGGACAATGCTTTCACTACGTGATTCTATTGCACTGTGAGATTGTTctaaactatttttattttatattattgctAATTATTTTggatattatttgttttatcaaaacttatttattCTATGATATATTTCCAATATGTTTTGGAATTACATTAGGAACCAGATGATGATCTTCACCATTTAAACTCGGGGAATTTCTTCCTAATATAGTTTCATGGACCTGCACAAGAATATGTTGTTGTTTTCTCAGTAATCCAGAGTAGCATATCTTCACTTCCAATCTCAACCAAACTAAGCTTACTCTGTAAGTTAAACAAGCAATCTTGGGACATATATATAACAAAGAAAGTATCTCTAGCAATACGAAAGTTGTCCAGTAAAAGCTGCAAGTACCATCTAAATGCATCAGATTTTGTGGCAATTAGAAGCTACTATAACAAACAAAGTTATTGTGGAAGCCTCTAGCATCCTTAAGAATGCATGAACTTGCCATAATCTGAATGAaagtttctaatttatttatttttgtatttatctgtTTACTGATTTGTTACAGTGAATAGATATAAAATGCAATGGAGGTAGTTATACATTTGGATTAAAGATGTAGCAGGACCAATTTTTTTAGGCAATATAGCTATTGTCTTTGCACTCGTCTAACCCCATTAGTCCAAGATTCCAAACTAACCTAAATTAAGTCAAGTGCTTAAACAATTAGTCAAATTAAATGAAACCCAGCAAAGCCTGAAGGAATacaaagatgaaaaattatggagaaaagtccaaataaaataaaagtggaAGAAATCTAGCCAATATTCATAGCAAAACCAAAAACTGAAGAAAATGGGTTTGTTTCCAAATTTATTTGCACACAAGctaagaagaataaaaaagatataatttcaacccccccccccccccaaaaaaaaaaaaccatttcataaaaagaagaaagtaaactGATGTCACAGAAGCtataagaaaacaaacatgTTGCTTTCTAAATGGAAAATGAAACTAAACATGTTAGCTTCTGAATGAAAACCTCGAATCTACGAGGAGTCCCTTGAATTCACAAGGTGATAAGGTCCTGGAATCCACTAGAAAGTAATAGACAGAGTCTGTATTTTTATAAATCTGAAAACAGAATTGTCCTAGAGGCTACAatatgtttaaataataaaagaaaccCTAGGGTGGCTAGGGCAacgcccagaaaccctaatttgcaCTAATCACGTAATTAGGAGGCAAAGTAGtgatttttgccaaaaatagaAACATTGAGCTAATTGCGGAAATTGAAAATGCTGTCTTTGAGAGACATTCCAAAACAGATgaaactaaaagattaaactaaAAGTTTTCAGAGCTATAAATTTGCCTAGAGCCTTCCTAAGAATGcttgccaaatttcatgcaattccaACACTGTCGCCCTAATGGCCTCTACTGCCACCTCCCTTGATCTTATGTTATGACTTTCGGCGCTCTTGCTGCTCTAGGAAGGCATGTGCTGTTTGTTCTATATCATaaacccaaaagaaaatgcTTAAATGAATAAgccaaatttcattttaaaaaaattgcaatggaGCTCATTCATGAGCACCTTGTAGGCAATCTGTCAAGGACAGAATTACATGATTTAAGCCTATCAATTCAATCCAACATTTACATATATTGTTAGAACATGTTAAAACAGAAGTTGTTTTACttgctacatctttattatgaAACATTGTATGCTACAATGAATGGTATAAATAGGAATACATTATGCCCATTACGAAAAACTTAAAATCATGGTAGCAAGAAAACCATGGACCATAGTCTACTCTATTGATGATATAGCTTATTGTATTTTAACATGTCTTGATCGCATTACATCAAACACAGTTACACAGAAATGtcattctaataaaaaaaagggacaacAATGATGCATTCTGGTATGAgaccaataaaagaaaaacacttaTGTACCTTTCAAGACAATACTGCTTGCGACTTCTTGAGGAGTTGCGGACTGTGGGTGAGAGAATGAAAAGTGAGAAACCACTGGTGAGTGCCAATGTTGAGTGACTGAGGTCAACATACTCAACAAAGAAAAGATGAcctcaaaaaagagataaagaaaACTGAACATCATAAaagaacagagagagagagagagagaggtatgcTTTGTTATCGTTGGTGTAGCAAGTCATAGAGAGAAGGCTACAGAGATTAAATCAGGGGCGGCAATAAATGCAATTTCTGAATTtagaattgaaaaatacaagtatatatatgccaaagaaaaggaaaaataaaaaagcaatcaACAATACTTTGTAATAGAAAGAAACATGGTCACTTACTAGTCCGGAACCACCTTAATTAGAATCCTTGCAACCACAATTACCAAAGTCAAAGCTACCTTAAGCCATACATCCTTTCTATGCTGTCTTTGGGGGATTTCGTGTTCTGAAGTACAGAACACGAAATACCCCTAAAGAAAGCATATTCTCCTGTTTTGAACAAAATTGCAGTAACTGTTACATTCAATTCTATTCTTAACTTCCCACCTGATCATTTTAACCACAGCCTTGATGAATACTAGCATTCCTCTAAAGCCAAATATGATACATTCCTCTAAAGCCAAATATGATACATAGTATGCCAGTCTAGAGACACAAGTGATTTCTCATTGAAGAACATAATCAGCCAACAAAACTTTGGGTTTTAGGCACCTTCTCATTATGGTTCACGATATCCTCATCGAAAAAGAACAATCACAAAATAAGTGGTCCATACTTTTAGTTCTATTTTTACAAACAACACATTGAGCATCAAGATTAGCATATCACTAAAACATTCAATCTTTTGTAGACAATCTGTTGTGAACCCTTAGGCAACTTATAAACACATGTTTTAGAATAACTTTGGGAAACCAAATGATGATCTTCACCATTTAACCTTGGGGCATTTTTTCCTTATACAATGAAAGCTCACTAGTATAAATACTAGAGCTAATTAAGACCcccaatttttaaattatggcTAGATTGCTTTCAATCTACTCTAATAGATATGGAACAAGAGTAATAAATGCGCAATCAACTAGGACTACTACTTAATGCATGGATATACATAATTAACAATTAAGTATAAAATACAAGGAATacagggaagagagatgcaaacacatgATAACATCGCGATGTGTCATCGAAGAGGAAAACCGAAGTGCTCGGTATAAAAACATCTCCACAACCCTTCAAGCCAAATCGATCCACTAGtaaataagttggagtacaaggatTACAatatagaccctccaagcctagacTACCCTCTGTACTTAGACCCTCCGAGTCTCAGCTACCAATGGGCTTCACTGAGTCTTGTCTTTACTAGCTTTCCAGATCCCAATTATCCTCAATTGCATCCACCATAGAATCGCATGACCCAATACTTCCCAAAAGCTCCAAAGAAACTCACAACACTTAGAATGGGTGTGCTTTGTGTTTGCGCTAAGAACCTCTCAAAGGATATGGAATTAGAGAGGGAACAGAGTaaagaaaactaagagaaatgtGTAGAGGATTGTAGGTATGCAATCTCTAACTCTCTAATGGATTTCTAGGATTTTCTCTTTGAAACTCTCATTACAATTTCAAGGGTAATGTGGGCttttatagtgtgggtaaagaaatGAGGGAAACACATAGAATTTCAACTGTCAGTGTATCTTGCGGGTTGGCCAAGTCACGAGATACTCACAAAATACACCTGACACTTGAGTCGTTTGAACTTCCACATGTGTTCCTCACGTGACCTTTCGTGGTTTGCACCAATCGCGAGTAGTCAATTGCGAAATGTTCTGTACTTCACATATCTTCACCAATTTCCATATTGACCCCATTACATTTAATCTCACAAAAATACaggaaaatgattgaaaaattacaatcaaatttgacacgaaaTTAAACCCaacaaaccaaaattgaaaGTCACAACTTTACATACAATTCCACACACCTGCACAAGAATATTTTGCAATTCTCTTAGTAATTCAAATTAGCCTATTTCACTTTCAATCTCAAAAAGACTATGCTTACTTTGGATACTAAACAAGCAATTTGGGGACGTATAACAAAGAAAGTTCCCCTAGTGATACGAAAAGTTGTCTAACAAAGTTGCAAGTACCATCTAATTGCATCAGATTTTATGGTAATTAGAAGCTACTAtaacatacaaaacaaaaaatgtgaaaGCCTCCAGAATGCCTTCAAAATACATGAATATGACATAATTGAATTAGAGCTTCTaatctatttatttatgtatttatcgGTTTAATGATTTCTTATAGTAAATAGACATAAAATGCTACAGAGCAGTTACTCGTACTGATTCAAATTGCTGCAGCACCAAAGTTAAAATTAggactcttttatttttaagcaaTATAGCCAATGTCTTTGCAATTATCTTACCCCATTAGTCCAAGATTCAAAACTAACCCAAATTAAGCCAAGTACTTAAgcaattagaaaataaaaaataacaataattaaaatcCAACAAAACAAGAAGGGATCATaagaagatgaaaaatcatGGAGAAAAGTcgaaacaaaataaaagctaaaGAAACCCATTGCTTCATAGTAAAATaccaaaagcaaaagaaaatagGTCTTTTTCCAAATTGATTCACACCCAAGCTGagtacttaaaataaaatataaaaaaaaaaacaaaaaaaaacaaaaacaaaaaaaacaaaaaaactaaacaaaaggTGAACTCAACAGAGAAAGCTCAAGTGAATAAGCCAAAGTTcagtaaaaataatttaatttatagtCAAATATCTTCAAGACCACCCTATATGCAAtctatcaaaaatataattgcatGAGTTAAGCCTACCTTGCTTACATATATTGTTAgaatatgttaaaatagaagTTTTCAGAATTGAgtttgagaaagaaagagggaagaaaatattttcatggttCAGCTTGATAGTCTACACTTATATTGGAAAACCCTTGACTAACTAcatctttattttgttaaattgtaTGTTAGAAAGAGTCCAACGAAGGGTATGAAAAGGAATACATTAGGTCCATTATGAAAAACATAAAATCACAGTAGCTAGTTGTATTGCAAAATCAAAGTATTCTACAAAAGCATGATCTAATCTATTTTAGATATAGCCTATTGTATTCTAACAAATATGTCTTCATCTCATTACATCAAACACAGAAATATGATTCTACCGAATGAAAtccaagaaaaggaaaatggaaGGCAATGATGCATTCAGGtatgagaccaaaaaaaaaaaacctcacctTTCACGGACGGTTGTTTTGCCACTGCTTGCAACTACTTCAGGTGCTGCTAACCATAAGTGAGAGAGGGAAGAATGAGAAACCACTAGAGAGTGCAAATATAGAGCAGTTGAGGATAATACACTCAAAAAAGCAAAGACGATGGTTGATTTGCATTAACTTTCCACCAAAACTAATCGAAAGTTAATGAGAATTTGGtgtaaataacaaaaaattaaaaaataaattaaaaaaacaatagaaCAATCGAGTATATATGGTTGATTTGCATTAAATTTCCTTGTACCATATTATTAAAACTActaaactaaaatgaaaatggcATAATAAGCTTTTGATGCTGACAGATTTAAGAAACTAGTAATGGCAAATTGGCAATGACattttgaccaaaaacaaaactcacAGACCCAATATATCCAACGCATTGATTGCTTTGGAACATTCCTATTAATAGTATTTCtctaataaaagaaagaaaaggaaaaaaaaaacaaggttACCACTGGCCCAATAGGAAGCTACAGAGTCTATGTAACATAGACTAAACGTATTTTCTGagcataaaaaaaatccaaaaagaaaaggtataTATGCCCAATAGGAAACTACAGTGTCTATGTAATGATAAATTACCAGTCCCAGGCCACCTTCATTAGAATCCTTGCAATCAGAGTTAGCATGAACCCATTCTCTATCTTTCAATCCTTTTTGAGTGTGGGACATCGTTAGAGCTGCCTTCTCCACTAGGTCCAGCCCCCTCATATTCATCACGGTTTCGTTTCATTTTGATTCCTTCTGTTGAATTGTCAAAATTATGATGAACATCCAAACCCTCATAAGGAGTGATGCAGGTGCTGTTGCTGGATTGAGCCAATATCATTTCTCTGATATCTTCAATGTCTTGTTCATATACTAGATGAAACCCACATTTCTTAATCTCTGGGCCATGGTTGGAATCCCTTTGAAATTCAAACTCCATTTGTATGAATCCATTCTCATCAATTTGACTCAATACTGCTCTCTCATGCTCAGAAAACGATTGAGAGGATATATAGGACATACAAAGGTGATGTGATTTAATCTGAACCAATCTTGGGCAATAGCCTACATAAAAGTCTGAACCTTCATGTTCATTGATTAGAATGTGACATCTCAAAAGACGCCTAATATCAGAAAGATAAAAATTGAGGCCTGAAAAAACAACACACAGAGCCATTCCAATCCACATATTACTCGAACGAGAAGGCACTTTTGTATTCTTCACATTTTTGTTCGGATGAGTAACTTGTGCATTAACTATATTCCCCACACTCTGATGGTTAAACCATTTCGGAATTTCATTTCCAGGAATCACAATATTAAAGGCAGCAAGGtcacaaaatattatagattgCTTGCAGATTTCCTGAAACATACCAACCATGATGTTTAtaattgacatatatatatatatatatatagagagagagagagagagagagagagacctgatgAACTGTTAATAGCATTCTCAGCATGTTAAAGAACATGTCACTTCGACCTTTATTATCAGCCAATTTGAAGCAATTGGTGAAGAAAAGATATGCATGAGCGACATAGTGTGGTTTTAATCCATATGGAAATGTTTCCAATGAGGTACAACCATCTGCTTCAACCCAATCAGTTGTTGATGGCAATTGTGGAAATGAACGAAGTCTTGTGCAATTGCATAAGTTAATTTCATACAACTTAGAGAGTTGCACGATACTTTCAGGAAGGCAACTAAAGTGATTTTCACTTAGATTTAAATGGGTTATAGAGGATAAGTTTCCAATATCATTAGGGATTGTTCGGAGATTACAGTCACTCATGTCCAGTTTCGTTAAAGAAAACATACCCAAAAGGGAAGGCAATAACAGGCTCATAGGatttattcttcttcttggCATTAAATTAAATGGGAAAAGCTGACTCCATAGTTTAGGTGGTGGCTCTTTACATCCTCGAAAAGATAGTTCTTTAAGATTCTTTAATGTAACAATAGAGGAAGGCAACTCTCTTAAAGCAATTCCACTTATATCGAGCTCTTCCAAACTTTCAACATTCCATAGTTTCTCTGGTAGACTATCAAGCTTCGAGCATCCAGccaaattaataacttttagtgACTTGAAGTTACATATGATACTAGGAAGACAAACAAGATTCTTGCAATCTCTTAATTGCAATGAAGCAAGGTTAGTCAAATGTTCAATTGAAGAGGGAAGTTTTGTAATAGCAGTACCATCTAAGTGAAGTTTTGAAAAGAGTTCCATATTTCCCATAAATTCTGGAATTCTCTTGATTTTTGAACAACTTGAAAGAATGAGAATTTCAAGAGACTCCATTTCAAACTTGCTTGGAAGATGTCTAAGGCTTTTGCAATTTTCTAGATCAAGAAGAGTAAGCCTTTTATGAACTAAAATAGATGGGTGAACCTCACGTAAATTTATACAACCTTTAAACACCAATTTCTTGAGATTGGGAACTCCAGTGACATTAGGGGTTGCAATGAGGTTCAAGGAATCGTTCAATTTGATAGACTTCAACATGCCATAGTG encodes:
- the LOC115991216 gene encoding TMV resistance protein N-like, whose translation is MDTTSPSSSSSSSRKWKYDVFLSFRDEDTRKSFADRLYASMKQKGVFTFRDDKNLKRGESISLEFLKAIEESMFAIVVLSKNYASSTWCLDELVKIMECKNKLRQTVLPIFYDVDPSEVRKQTGTYAQAFDEHEKRFKENINKVHEWRAILTKVANLSGFTLQDRHESEFIQDIVEEILHKLSYVFQRDTGDLVGIDSQVEELKTLLAIGLNDVRIIGVWGMGGIGKTTLARVVYHKIFNDFEGGSFITNIGEEFERHGLQPLQQKIISEILRERSMNIRDVDDGVLMIKNRLRHKKILLVLDDVNQFNQLEKLAGKLNWFGPGLPLAIEVLGSFLIGRGKEEWKGELERLIEFPDREIMNIFQRSFDGLRETDKEIFLHIACFFNMKEKDYVVEILDCLGLYPKIGLRVLVERSLLKDLEDRFLIHDLLQKMGQDIVRKDCPQDPSRWSKLWLYKDVHSVLMKNLGTEAIQGLVLELPRLPKVEEQHESKKSQWNLEAFSKMPNLKLLIINGVHISYGPKHLPYGLKCLHWIDYPLKSLPSSFESDELVELCMFHSKIKRLWEGIKHYGMLKSIKLNDSLNLIATPNVTGVPNLKKLVFKGCINLREVHPSILVHKRLTLLDLENCKSLRHLPSKFEMESLEILILSSCSKIKRIPEFMGNMELFSKLHLDGTAITKLPSSIEHLTNLASLQLRDCKNLVCLPSIICNFKSLKVINLAGCSKLDSLPEKLWNVESLEELDISGIALRELPSSIVTLKNLKELSFRGCKEPPPKLWSQLFPFNLMPRRRINPMSLLLPSLLGMFSLTKLDMSDCNLRTIPNDIGNLSSITHLNLSENHFSCLPESIVQLSKLYEINLCNCTRLRSFPQLPSTTDWVEADGCTSLETFPYGLKPHYVAHAYLFFTNCFKLADNKGRSDMFFNMLRMLLTVHQEICKQSIIFCDLAAFNIVIPGNEIPKWFNHQSVGNIVNAQVTHPNKNVKNTKVPSRSSNMWIGMALCVVFSGLNFYLSDIRRLLRCHILINEHEGSDFYVGYCPRLVQIKSHHLCMSYISSQSFSEHERAVLSQIDENGFIQMEFEFQRDSNHGPEIKKCGFHLVYEQDIEDIREMILAQSSNSTCITPYEGLDVHHNFDNSTEGIKMKRNRDEYEGAGPSGEGSSNDVPHSKRIER